The following are from one region of the Marinomonas sp. CT5 genome:
- a CDS encoding sigma-54-dependent Fis family transcriptional regulator has translation MQDEEEQKQQKNEAVAEPGLTQTHKERIQASWYRCEQFGLDHSSRPDFATLPKGTLNDLIDQHRSLLETTENEVLPYYENILSNSACMIVLADRQGHVLNTWGQPRFGSASQHGLVGGNQWTEMGVGTNAIGTALITGEAIQVGRDEHFLRANRFMVGSASPIYNTKNDLVGVLDISSDAYLPQDHTFGMVKLMSLSVENRLIFSAFQQEHFILSFNTNVVSLDSHWSGILVLDENGTIVSANRRAEVVLAQDLALLNINQIFDIEMREIKHHPYSLPMKLIAMGRYQFYVKVIPPVQQIMRIPDFRQRADYVAPPQAETIVMNEKSPPVEKVKRQENVPTSAIPDNVIPLAELQHGDERVARLVRQAHKIMEKDIPILIHGETGAGKEIFVRSLHYHSSRSKEMLVAVNCAAIPAELVESELFGYEKGAFTGAQNRGSIGLIRRAHHGTLFLDEIGEMPMAVQSRLLRVLQERVVTPLGSTEAFPVDIKLISATNRTLKDEVKEGRFRQDLYYRISGLNIELPALRERADKAELIKYLHERLRKEEPGPALSNTMLDLLVAHPWPGNMRQLVHVLKVGMAMADEEELEEWHLPDDFFDDLETMVQTNDSVKVDSSSEQEEPLEQRIPRLLNEFKGNVSQTAKTAGVSRNTVYKYAKLKGENQD, from the coding sequence ATGCAAGACGAAGAAGAGCAAAAACAACAAAAAAATGAGGCGGTTGCAGAGCCTGGTTTGACGCAAACTCACAAAGAGCGAATCCAAGCTTCTTGGTATCGCTGCGAGCAATTTGGTTTGGATCACAGCAGCCGCCCGGATTTTGCCACCCTGCCAAAGGGCACCTTGAATGATTTAATTGATCAACATCGAAGCTTGCTCGAAACCACTGAAAATGAAGTGCTGCCGTACTATGAAAATATCCTGAGCAATTCGGCGTGCATGATTGTTTTAGCAGACAGACAAGGTCATGTCCTCAACACATGGGGACAGCCTCGTTTTGGCAGTGCATCGCAACATGGCTTAGTCGGTGGAAACCAGTGGACTGAAATGGGCGTTGGTACGAATGCCATTGGTACGGCGTTGATTACAGGAGAGGCTATTCAGGTTGGGCGAGATGAGCATTTTTTACGTGCCAATCGCTTTATGGTCGGCTCGGCTTCGCCTATCTACAACACCAAGAACGATTTGGTTGGCGTGCTAGACATTTCCTCAGACGCTTATCTTCCACAAGATCATACTTTTGGCATGGTCAAACTGATGTCTTTGAGTGTGGAGAATCGACTGATATTTTCCGCTTTTCAACAAGAGCATTTTATTCTCAGTTTTAATACCAATGTGGTCAGTTTGGACAGTCATTGGTCGGGTATTTTGGTGCTCGATGAAAACGGCACGATTGTGTCGGCGAATCGTCGTGCAGAAGTGGTATTGGCACAGGATTTAGCCTTACTCAATATCAATCAAATCTTTGATATTGAAATGCGTGAAATTAAGCATCATCCCTATAGTTTGCCGATGAAGTTGATCGCCATGGGACGGTATCAATTTTATGTCAAAGTGATTCCTCCTGTGCAGCAAATAATGCGTATTCCTGATTTTCGTCAGCGTGCGGATTATGTTGCTCCTCCGCAAGCAGAAACTATTGTTATGAATGAAAAAAGTCCTCCAGTCGAAAAGGTGAAAAGACAGGAAAACGTGCCAACATCAGCCATTCCCGATAACGTTATTCCTCTAGCCGAGTTACAGCATGGTGACGAGCGAGTGGCGCGATTAGTGCGCCAAGCCCATAAGATAATGGAGAAAGACATTCCAATCTTGATTCATGGCGAAACCGGGGCGGGAAAGGAGATTTTTGTGCGTAGTTTGCACTACCATAGTTCTCGTTCAAAAGAGATGTTGGTGGCGGTAAATTGTGCGGCCATTCCAGCTGAGCTGGTAGAGTCTGAACTTTTTGGTTATGAAAAAGGGGCTTTTACTGGAGCACAAAATCGTGGCTCCATTGGCCTGATTCGTCGGGCCCATCATGGTACGTTATTTCTTGATGAAATTGGTGAAATGCCAATGGCGGTACAGTCCCGTTTGTTACGTGTTTTGCAAGAACGAGTGGTGACGCCGCTGGGCTCAACCGAAGCGTTTCCTGTTGATATTAAGCTTATTTCCGCCACCAATCGCACCTTAAAAGACGAAGTGAAAGAAGGGCGATTTCGCCAAGATTTGTACTACCGAATTTCAGGTTTGAACATCGAATTACCCGCTTTGCGTGAACGTGCAGACAAAGCAGAACTGATCAAATACCTTCATGAGCGTTTACGCAAAGAAGAGCCGGGACCAGCCTTGTCAAACACTATGCTGGATTTGTTGGTGGCTCACCCTTGGCCGGGAAATATGCGGCAATTGGTTCATGTGCTGAAGGTCGGTATGGCCATGGCTGATGAGGAAGAGTTGGAAGAGTGGCATTTACCTGATGATTTTTTTGATGATCTTGAAACAATGGTGCAAACCAATGATTCAGTGAAAGTGGATTCATCGAGCGAGCAAGAAGAGCCGTTAGAGCAGCGGATTCCGCGATTATTAAACGAATTCAAAGGCAATGTGTCGCAAACAGCGAAAACCGCCGGTGTTAGTCGAAATACAGTTTATAAATACGCTAAACTAAAAGGGGAAAATCAAGACTGA